One Gambusia affinis linkage group LG15, SWU_Gaff_1.0, whole genome shotgun sequence genomic window carries:
- the ndufa2 gene encoding NADH dehydrogenase [ubiquinone] 1 alpha subcomplex subunit 2 translates to MAAAGARSLTSNLAKNLREIRLHLCQSSAASQGARNFVEQNYVALKKANPDLPILIRECSGVQARLWARYDFGKEKSVSVDDMSADQVATALEILAQSKH, encoded by the exons ATGGCGGCCGCCGGAGCGAGAAGCCTAACCTCCAATTTGGCTAAAAACCTGCGAGAGATCCGCCTACACCTCTGCCAAAGCTCAGCAGCCAGCCAGGGGGCCAG GAACTTTGTGGAACAGAACTACGTGGCCCTGAAGAAGGCCAACCCAGACCTTCCCATCCTGATCCGGGAATGTTCTGGGGTCCAGGCCCGGCTCTGGGCCCGATATG ATTTTGGGAAGGAGAAGAGCGTCTCTGTGGATGACATGTCAGCTGACCAGGTGGCCACCGCCCTGGAGATTCTGGCCCAGTCCAAACattaa
- the LOC122844814 gene encoding GTPase IMAP family member 8-like, with product MHGPSAMEPEPDLTIVLLGNSGVGKSASGNTILGRAAFMSRASFSPSSIPVRQEAGWVFGTQVRVVDTAGILEFEEQIRSCCREVQRTSRAHLFLLVLKLDRFTQEQKQAVEASLRAVGEQDFNRCFLLFTHGDALKDASLRDAALLKDAASLRDTASLRDAALRNFVFRDEQSSLPEVAQRFCGRMHLFNNEDGGGQQVQELLDKAGHLLLPTETSSDGTDRVVGSDGPHGSAGSNGFAGSAAPLRDRRIVLIGPAGSGKSSAGNTLLGSRCFEPNSDFAGVRSDPECSSAEVGRVQLTVVDSAGLPEEVLTLNRLVMELRARMYLAEPGPHVLVLVLKIGRLSYGSIQLLRLLTRLLDQNQNLARHAAVLFTHGDALWGRSLTDRVQASSCVSDLLTRCGGRHAVLDNTQKRDQVQVDQFLRLLDQMVQENSGRFLSTADWNRPPDPGQTFWSRLRRSGLLRVLSALGSVQILLVNNQNYRFYC from the exons ATGCACG GACCTTCAGCcatggaaccagaaccggacctgACCATCGTCTTGCTGGGGAACTCTGGCGTGGGGAAGAGCGCGTCGGGGAACACCATCCTAGGCCGTGCGGCGTTCATGTCACGGGCATCCTTCAGTCCCAGCAGCATCCCTGTTAGACAGGAAGCGGGTTGGGTCTTTGGGACGCAGGTCCGGGTCGTGGACACAGCCGGGATCCTGGAGTTCGAGGAGCAGATCCGGTCCTGCTGCCGGGAAGTTCAGCGGACCAGTCGTGCCCACCtgttcctgctggttctgaagcTAGACCGCTTCACCCAGGAGCAGAAACAGGCGGTTGAGGCATCCCTCAGGGCAGTCGGGGAGCAAGACTTCAACCGCTGCTTCCTGCTCTTCACCCACGGAGACGCCTTGAAGGACGCCTCGTTAAGGGACGCCGCTTTGTTAAAGGACGCTGCCTCGTTAAGGGACACCGCCTCGTTAAGGGATGCCGCCCTGAGGAACTTTGTGTTCAGGGACGAGCAGAGCTCACTGCCGGAGGTGGCTCAGAGGTTCTGTGGGAGGATGCACCTGTTCAACAATGAGGATGGAGGAGGACAGCAGGtccaggagctgctggacaAGGCTGGACACCTGCTGCTACCTACAG AAACTTCCAGTGACGGGACGGACCGGGTCGTGGGTTCTGATGGTCCAcatggttctgctggttctaaTGGTTTTGCTGGTTCCGCCGCCCCGCTGAGGGACAGGAGGATCGTCCTGATTGGACCAGCTGGTTCTGGAAAGAGTTCTGCTGGGAACACTCTGCTCGGGTCCCGGTGCTTTGAACCAAACTCGGATTTTGCCGGAGTGCGGTCAGACCCGGAGTGCAGTTCTGCAGAGGTGGGCCGGGTCCAGCTCACTGTGGTGGATTCGGCTGGACTGCCGGAGGAGGTTCTGACCCTGAACCGACTGGTTATGGAACTCCGGGCCCGGATGTACCTGGCGGAACCGGGACCTCATGTACTGGTTCTGGTGCTGAAAATCGGCCGGCTGAGCTACGGTTCCATTCAGCTGCTCCGCCTGCTGACCCGGctgctggaccagaaccagaacctggcccGGCATGCTGCGGTTCTGTTCACCCACGGAGACGCCCTGTGGGGGCGGAGCCTGACGGACCGGGTCCAGGCCAGCAGCTGCGTGTCGGACCTGCTGACCCGCTGCGGCGGCAGGCACGCGGTTTTGGATAACACTCAGAAACGGGACCAAGTCCAGGTGGACCAGTTCCTACGCCTGCTGGACCAGATGGTCCAAGAGAACTCGGGCCGGTTCTTGAGCACAGCTGACTGGAACCGGCCACCCGATCCGGGTCAGACGTTCTGGAGCAGACTGAGAAGATCGGGTCTGCTCAGGGTTCTGTCTGCACTCGGGTCGGTCCAGATTTTGCTGGTCAATAACCAGAACTATCGGTTCTACTGCTGA
- the LOC122844815 gene encoding uncharacterized protein LOC122844815 isoform X2 yields the protein MLPWVTILIVMMMMKRNTVSADITNVTRISGESLKLSPDIRRGRMGTELLFRWTHPHLLLDNRKTKCHHGRCELLEDGSLSFSRVQSEDSGVYRLEVYNQQGRRQHHQLFHLQVEHLKEEESSQSWKTAIVCSLLLLLILLLLIISFLLWKRKLLRSRTSGAAAGERETQIYMEMRGNHGDKDQEEGEKKEEEAIYVPCYPGVPAEPVENVYV from the exons ATGTTGCCCTGGGTGACGATCCTgattgtgatgatgatgatgaagagaaaCA CTGTCTCTGCTGACATTACCAACGTAACTAGAATCAGCGGCGAGAGCCTCAAGCTGTCGCCTGACATCAGAAGAGGGCGTATGGGGACTGAACTGCTATTCAGGTGGACCCACCCCCACCTGCTGCTGGACAACCGGAAAACTAAATGTCACCACGGCCGCTGTGAGCTGCTGGAGGATGGGTCGCTGAGCTTCAGCAGAGTCCAGTCAGAGGACTCTGGAGTGTACAGGCTGGAGGTCTACAACCAACAGGGGCGTAGGCAACACCACCAGCTGTTCCACTTGCAGGTGGAACACCTGAAAGAGGAAG AAAGCAGCCAGTCCTGGAAGACCGCCATAGTCTGCTCACTCCTCCTGCTGCTAatcctgctgctcctcatcATCTCCTTCCTCCTGTGGAAGAGGAAGCTTCTCAGGTCCAGGACTTCAGGTgcagcagcag GTGAAAGGGAGACCCAGATCTACATGGAGATGCGTGGTAACCATGGCGACAAGGACCAAGAGGAGGGggaaaagaaggaggaagaagctATTTATG TTCCCTGTTATCCTGGAGTTCCTGCTGAGCCGGTTGAGAACGTCTATGTCTGA
- the ik gene encoding protein Red translates to MPETESYSNPLAPEGHEVDDHRSAAQSKLTNDDFRKLLMTPRATPTSAPPTKSRHHEMPRDYNEDEDPAARRRKKKSYYAKLRQQELERERELAEKYRDRARERRDGVNKDYEETELISTTANYRAVGPTAEADKSAAEKRRQLIQESKFLGGDMEHTHLVKGLDFALLQKVRAEITSKEKEEEDMMEKVQKETKKDVEPEEKIEFKTRLGRNIYRVAFRSGVQERNELFLPGRMAYVVDLDDEFTDTDIPTTLIRSKADCPSMEAQTTLTTNDIVISKLTQILSYLRQGTRHKKMKKKDKGKLDDKRAPEADLSIFDDIGDYIPSGTSKPKDKERHRGRDEDSKSRRHAYFEKPRGDEHPLIDVDPAPGSIKDQIKIINEKFGAAANQWQNQEPGSQRRDSSKEQLGDFFGGSNSYAECYPATMDDLAVDSDEEVDYSKMDQGNKKGPLGRWDFDTQEEYSDYMNNKEALPKAAFQYGIKMSEGRKTRRFKETNEKAELDRQWKKISAIIEKRKKMEADGVDVKRPKY, encoded by the exons ATGCCTGAGA CTGAGAGCTACTCCAACCCTCTGGCCCCCGAGGGCCACGAAGTGGATGACCACCGCTCTGCCGCGCA GTCCAAACTGACCAACGATGACTTCAGGAAGTTGCTGATGACGCCTCGGGCCACACCCACCTCGGCTCCACCCACCAAGTCCAGACATCATGA aatgccgaGGGACTACAATGAGGACGAGGACCCCGCGgccaggaggaggaagaagaagag CTACTATGCCAAGCTGCGGCAGCAGGAGCTGGAGCGGGAGAGAGAGCTGGCTGAGAAGTACCGGGACCGGGCCCGAGAGCGCCGCGACGGCGTCAACAAGGATTACGAGGAGACAGAGCTCATCAGCACCACAGCCAACTACCGGGCCGTCGGACCCACCGCCGAGGC GGACAAGTCTGCAGCAGAGAAGCGTCGGCAGCTGATCCAGGAGTCCAAGTTCTTGGGTGGTGATATGGAGCACACTCACTTGGTGAAAGGTCTGGACTTCGCTCTGCTGCAGAAG GTGAGAGCTGAGATCACCAgcaaggagaaggaggaggaagacatgaTGGAGAAGGTCCAGAAGGAGACCAA GAAGGACGTGGAGCCGGAGGAGAAGATCGAGTTCAAGACTCGACTGG GCAGGAACATTTACCGTGTGGCTTTCCGGTCGGGCGTCCAGGAGAGGAACGAGCTGTTCCTGCCCGGCAGGATGGCCTACGTGGTCGACCTGGACGACGAGTTCACCGACACCGACATCCCCACCACCCTGATCCGCAGCAAGGCCGACTGCCCCAGCATGGAG GCTCAGACGACTCTCACCACCAACGACATCGTGATCTCCAAGCTGACCCAGATCCTGTCCTACCTGAGACAGGGGACACGGCacaagaagatgaagaagaaggaTAAAG GTAAACTGGATGACAAGCGAGCTCCTGAAGCTGATCTCAG TATCTTTGACGACATCGGGGACTACATCCCGTCCGGCACGTCCAAACCCAAAGACAAAGAGCGCCACCGGGGTCGAGATGAAGACAGCAAGAGCAGAAGACACGCCTACTTTGAGAAACCGCGCGGAGACGAACACCCGCTGATAGATGTAGACCCGG CTCCTGGGTCGATCAAAGACCAGATTAAGATAATCAATGAGAAGTTTGGAGCAGCAGCCAACCAGTGGCAGAACCAGGAACC TGGTTCCCAGAGGAGGGACTCCAGTAAGGAGCAGCTGGGAGATTTCTTTGGAGGATCCAACTCCTATGCAGAGTGTTACCCGGCAAc GATGGACGACCTGGCGGTGGACAGCGAtgaggaagtggactacagcaaGATGGACCAG GGGAACAAGAAGGGGCCGCTGGGCCGCTGGGACTTCGACACCCAGGAGGAGTACTCTGATTACATGAACAACAAGGAGGCACTGCCCAA GGCCGCCTTCCAGTACGGCATCAAGATGTCTGAAGGCAGGAAGACGCGGCGCTTCAAGGAGACCAATGAGAAGGCGGAGCTGGACCGCCAGTGGAAGAAGATCAGCGCG ATCATcgagaagaggaagaagatggaggcTGATGG TGTCGATGTCAAGAGACCCAAGTACTGA
- the LOC122844815 gene encoding uncharacterized protein LOC122844815 isoform X1, producing MLPWVTILIVMMMMKRNTVSADITNVTRISGESLKLSPDIRRGRMGTELLFRWTHPHLLLDNRKTKCHHGRCELLEDGSLSFSRVQSEDSGVYRLEVYNQQGRRQHHQLFHLQVEHLKEEESSQSWKTAIVCSLLLLLILLLLIISFLLWKRKLLRSRTSGAAAGERETQIYMEMRGNHGDKDQEEGEKKEEEAIYGPAWFLSDRARSVPAFSAWFCFMDSRPELDKDSDHKPAPGPNDPRVLKVLEARPVTQEKVLVMLHIQTSSSSGHRKPVEI from the exons ATGTTGCCCTGGGTGACGATCCTgattgtgatgatgatgatgaagagaaaCA CTGTCTCTGCTGACATTACCAACGTAACTAGAATCAGCGGCGAGAGCCTCAAGCTGTCGCCTGACATCAGAAGAGGGCGTATGGGGACTGAACTGCTATTCAGGTGGACCCACCCCCACCTGCTGCTGGACAACCGGAAAACTAAATGTCACCACGGCCGCTGTGAGCTGCTGGAGGATGGGTCGCTGAGCTTCAGCAGAGTCCAGTCAGAGGACTCTGGAGTGTACAGGCTGGAGGTCTACAACCAACAGGGGCGTAGGCAACACCACCAGCTGTTCCACTTGCAGGTGGAACACCTGAAAGAGGAAG AAAGCAGCCAGTCCTGGAAGACCGCCATAGTCTGCTCACTCCTCCTGCTGCTAatcctgctgctcctcatcATCTCCTTCCTCCTGTGGAAGAGGAAGCTTCTCAGGTCCAGGACTTCAGGTgcagcagcag GTGAAAGGGAGACCCAGATCTACATGGAGATGCGTGGTAACCATGGCGACAAGGACCAAGAGGAGGGggaaaagaaggaggaagaagctATTTATG GTCCGGCCTGGTTCCTGTCAGACAGAGCCAGGTCCGTTCCAGCTTTTTCTGCTTGGTTCTGCTTCATGGACTCAAGACCAGAACTGGATAAGGACTCTGATCATAAACCAGCTCCAGGTCCAAATGATCCCAGAGTCCTGAAGGTCCTGGAGGCCCGCCCTGTGACCCAGGAGAAGGTTCTGGTGATGTTACACATCCAAACCAGCTCATCATCAGGCCACAGGAAACCGGTGGAGATCTGA
- the chm gene encoding rab proteins geranylgeranyltransferase component A 1: MKKKALKINNEHVSSWSHDRVFSANMATEDLPSDFDIVILGTGLAESVVAAACSRVGQRVLHLDRRSYYAANWASFTFNGLLTWIQEQNEEPKPEEVRDWSGLIEEGEELIHLTQADSASITNLQVFSYASEEEEEEAANTTEEEKAADEGAVKESSETESAGSKEEEEEEEGAGEEEVQPIQAEGEEPEADQPRPSSPGQSEPSRKKISYAQLVKEGRRFNIDLVSKLLFSRGSLVDLLIKSNVSRYAEFKNVTRILTYRHGNIEQVPCSRADVFASRQLSVVEKRKLMRFLTSCVDETEEQTAYHGRPYLEFLQDQQLGDNLQHFLLHSIAMVADDTPTEEGLGSTRHFLRSLGRYGNTPFLFPVYGLGEIPQCFCRMSAVFGGIYCLRHSVHCLIVDRDANRCKAVIDSRGQRISCSHIVMETSYLDRSKVATPPRFLSRAVLITDSSVLPSESNQQISMVTVPPEGGSPAVKMVELSPSSMTCISGTYLVHLTCRSVGSAHQDLSPLVTRMFRTTESQEEDRRPSVLWSLYFNMAEGMASQVEGQPLPSNVHICHGPDSALGHEDAVQQAASIFQRILPEEEFCPPAPNPEDIVYDGDNTSTGEDRGDMGQDDEQNPEQNQENPDPEQNQEYRNQNQNQENPDPEQNQNQGNSELQSVGPEERPSSS, from the exons atgaaaaaaaaagctctaaaaataaacaatgaacaCGTTTCCTCCTGGTCACATGATCGTGTTTTTTCTGCCAACATGGCTACCGAGGACCTGCCGTCTGATTTTGACATCGTCATTTTGGGCACAG GTTTGGCTGAGTCAGTGGTGGCAGCTGCCTGTTCGAGGGTCGGACAGCGAGTTCTCCACCTGGACAG GAGGAGCTACTATGCCGCCAACTGGGCTAGCTTCACCTTCAATGGCCTGCTCACCTGGATCCAGGAGCAGAAT GAGGAGCCAAAGCCAGAGGAGGTCAGGGATTGGTCAGGTCTAATAGAGGAAGGGGAGGAGCTAATTCACCTGACACAGGCAGACTCAGCCTCCATCACCAACCTGCAGGTGTTCAGCTACGCCAG tgaggaagaggaggaggaagctgcaaacaccacagaagaagagaaagcagCTGATGAAGGAGCGGTTAAAGAGTCGTCAGAGACAGAATCTGCAG GCtcaaaggaggaagaggaggaagaggagggagctGGGGAGGAAGAGGTGCAG CCCATTCAGGCAGAAGGGGAGGAGCCAGAGGCTGACCAGCCCCGTCCCTCTTCTCCTGGCCAATCAGAGCCGAGCAGGAAGAAGATCAGTTACGCCCAGCTGGTGAAGGAAGGCCGGAGGTTCAACATCGACCTGGTCTCCAAG CTCTTGTTTTCTCGTGGCTCATTGGTCGATCTGCTCATCAAGTCCAACGTCAGCCGCTACGCCGAGTTCAAGAACGTCACCAGGATCCTCACCTATCGTCACGGCAACATAGAGCAG GTGCCATGCAGCAGAGCAGATGTGTTTGCGAGTCGCCAGCTGTCAGTAGTGGAAAAGAGGAAGTTGATGCGCTTCTTGACTTCCTGTGTGGATGAGACGGAGGAGCAGACAG CATACCACGGTCGGCCATATTTGGAGTTTCTGCAGGACCAGCAGCTGGGGGACAATCTGCAGCACTTCCTGCTTCACTCCATCGCCATGGTAGCCGACGACACACCCACAGAGGAAGGTCTTGGCTCAACACGCCACTTTTTGCGTAGCCTGGGTCGCTATGGCAACACtcccttcctgtttcctgtgtaCGGCCTTGGAGAGATCCCCCAGTGCTTCTGCAG GATGAGCGCCGTGTTCGGAGGGATCTACTGCCTCAGACATTCTGTCCACTGTCTCATCGTGGACCGAGATGCCAACAG GTGCAAGGCCGTGATCGACAGCCGAGGACAGCGAATAAGCTGTAGCCACATTGTCATGGAGACCAGTTACCTGGACAGGAGCAAGGTGGCCACGCCCCCCAG GTTCCTGAGCCGAGCTGTCCTCATCACCGACTCCTCAGTCCTTCCCTCAGAGTCGAATCAGCAG atcTCCATGGTAACGGTTCCCCCCGAAGGAGGAAGTCCTGCAGTGAAGATGGTGGAGCTCAGCCCGTCCTCCATGACCTGCATCTCTGGAACCT ATCTGGTCCACCTAACCTGTCGGTCGGTTGGCTCCGCCCACCAGGACCTGTCGCCATTGGTAACCAGGATGTTCAGAACCACAGAGTCTCAGGAGGAAG ACCGGCGTCCCTCTGTCCTCTGGAGTCTGTACTTCAACATGGCGGAAGGCATGGCGTCGCAGGTCGAAGGTCAGCCGCTGCCTTCTAACGTCCACATTTGCCACGGTCCAGACAGTGCTCTGGGACATGAAGACGCTGTCCAACAG gCGGCATCCATCTTCCAGAGGATCCTCCCAGAGGAGGAGTTCTGTCCTCCGGCGCCCAACCCAGAGGACATTGTCTACGATGGAGACAACACGTCCACTGGAGAGGACAGGGGAGACATGGGCCAAGACGATGAGCAGAAcccagagcagaaccaggaaAACCCAGAcccagagcagaaccaggagtacaggaaccagaaccagaaccaggagaacccagacccagagcagaaccagaaccaggggaACTCAGAGCTGCAGAGCGTTGGACCTGAGGAACGTCCATCTTCATCCTGA